A stretch of Verrucomicrobiota bacterium DNA encodes these proteins:
- a CDS encoding type II secretion system protein, producing MRGQRAFTLVELVVTVGIIAAIAAVAASVMRGARDQARVAECASNLRQFGVLLHGYAQDNYSCLPEGSTNPDRLPPATADLFRTMLDSRIDALYCRTFPERDGRRREWQTAIADETPLYEPSIGYIYVAGSEYPNWDVPNEKLPESFAGARITSAGHGIRYDGNAVWMADFARCTGGDKKTRSKPHCWDLTSHPAQLVEIEPARSDFQLPDGANVLFEDGRVIFRSFDKLRPRVLCNRRIYFW from the coding sequence ATGCGAGGGCAGCGCGCGTTCACGCTCGTCGAGCTGGTGGTAACGGTCGGCATCATCGCGGCGATTGCGGCGGTCGCCGCCTCGGTGATGCGCGGCGCACGCGACCAAGCGCGCGTGGCCGAGTGCGCCTCCAACCTGCGCCAATTCGGCGTCCTGCTCCACGGCTACGCCCAGGACAACTACTCCTGCCTGCCCGAGGGCAGTACGAACCCTGACCGCCTTCCGCCCGCGACGGCGGATCTGTTCCGCACCATGCTGGACAGCCGTATCGACGCCCTTTACTGCCGCACGTTCCCGGAACGCGACGGGCGGCGCCGCGAATGGCAGACGGCCATCGCCGACGAGACGCCGCTTTACGAGCCGTCCATCGGCTACATCTATGTCGCCGGATCGGAATACCCCAATTGGGACGTGCCGAACGAGAAGCTCCCGGAGAGCTTCGCCGGCGCGCGGATCACGTCCGCCGGCCACGGCATCCGCTACGACGGCAACGCGGTCTGGATGGCCGACTTCGCCCGGTGCACGGGCGGCGACAAGAAGACCCGCAGCAAACCGCATTGCTGGGACCTGACAAGCCACCCCGCCCAGCTTGTCGAGATCGAGCCGGCCCGCAGCGACTTCCAGCTCCCCGACGGCGCCAACGTGCTGTTCGAGGACGGCCGCGTCATCTTCCGCAGCTTCGACAAGCTCCGCCCCCGCGTCCTGTGCAACCGCCGCATCTACTTCTGGTAA